The genomic stretch TCTATGGAAGCAATATCTGAGATCATGTTTGTAAAAGCATTTAGGAGAGACATGCAGTTAAATAACTTACTGTACAAGAgcaaggagggagagagggtggAATGGGTGGAATACTTTTTGGGAGTTGTTCTCTATAGTAATACTGTACTTGTCAGTTATCGAGAGGAAAACCCACACGTACAGGGCGAGTGGCTGGCAAAGCACAGGAACAGTCCACAAGCCACAAATGTAAGATACAATCAACTGTTGTGAGGTTGTACAAAAGGCTGCCCCCTATTTTCCAGTGTGGGGAACAggctcaaaaaaaacaaacaaacaaacaaacaaacaaaaagaaaaacaacgtACCAAAGGCTGCAGTTCAGTGGGAAACTAACATCTGTTGTAATGCAGAGACAGAACTAGCAGATGGACCTAGAGAGGCCACGCTCACAGGTCAATCTTAGACCCAAAAGGTTAAGGGTTTAAGGGTCTGCCAATGAGCCAAACGAATGGAAAGGAAAACATTTACACATACAGAGACCGTTCCGCGTTGCTCGAGACAGCACCATCAGTCATTGTGGCCTTGGACAATTTGCTGTAGTACCTAATATATAGATTTACACCTtaaatttaaaacatttctaaaaagaaaaaaacaaaaaaaaaaacaaaaataaaactccCAATAAAAACCCTGTGTTAttttcatcattattaatattttcgATCCTAACTGATTCACATCGTACAATCGGTTCACATTTAGTCTTTCctgaagcccccccccccaagcccCCAGACAACCAATTTCAGTCAGGTCGGTTCACTCACATTGTGCATGCCGACATACCTAGGCAATTAAAGCTGCATGACCAGGTCACATCTGTGCACAGTCTACACCAGGCACAGGTCACCGCCAGATTTGCCTTCTTGTTAAAAGGGGCACTAATGGGCCTACAAGAGGCCTTCACCAACAAATCAGCATTCAGATCAACGTAAAAAGGCTGTTCCGGAGCTTCCAGCTCCATTAAGCAGAATCAGTTCATACTCCTTTATGATAAGAGACAGCGTTCTAAAATAATGGGGCTCCCTGAAGGAAAATGTGGATCATTTGAGACTGCGGGAGCTGGAATGGAATtgtaaaacagaacaaaaaaaaaaaaaaaaagaaagaaagaaaaccttCAGATCTATCCGCGTGAACCGCGTCTATTCCTTGACAGATTACCAAGTCATCTTTCATGGCTTGGTTCTTCTCTGCTCTTGTTTGTCTAGGAACTTGTGCCGTGATTTCAACATGGACAGACACAAGACGTTTACCTCCAGTGACTATGTACCGGTGACATTTCTGCTTCGTTCTGTATAAACATGTGGTTACAGAAGTTGATTCTTGAGCTACCTTAGGGAAAGTTGTCTCACATGATTACAAACAGTCATTCATACCAGCTCTcgcacacaaacacgcacacgtGCACCTGAATTCCTAAATTCTGAAAAAAGCTTATTTTGAGAAgggaaacaaaccaaaaaaaaaaaaaataaaaaaaaaaaatcaatcaatgaaCATACAGCTGATTGTGTGGCACTGTGAACACTGATAATGGCTGGAGGGAGCAAAGTCCAGTGTGAAAACGGACAAAAAGGTAGGTGTATCGCTGCTGAAAATCCCACTGCTGTACACGAATatccattttgtttttttatataaaattaaaaacaaaaaaaattaaggtGGAGTTACAATATTAATAACTTGAGTCTTCCCTAGACGGCAGGCAGACCATAGTCCTGAAGGCGGTCtttcattttgcttttcttttctcttcttttaaaaaaacGTCCTCTGACAGTTTCTGCTTATCCTCAGTAATGCTCATCTTCTGTTCTCTGGGGCGCTCTTATCTGGCACGGGGGGCTAGGAGGGCCAGAGCAAGGCCTGCAAGAGCCAGAGCCAGGCTGGAGGGGGACAACCGGACACCGCTGGAAGATTTGTCTTCGTGAACCATGCGGGGCTTGAAAGGTGTGGGGGTGGGGAAGTATATGTCTGTGTCGATTTTGCAAGAAGGCGAATCGCAGCCGCTGCCACTTTCCTCTCCGCTGCCATCCTCTTCTGCACacggaaaacaaaaaaaagacaagtgAGTTCAACAGGAAGACAGCCCAAAGAAGTTTGATTTGGTAATACTGTTGTCTAGGACACTGCATCCTCAATGACATTTTATATGATGTTTCATTTCAAGACTTACTAACATTGCTATTAATAATGATCTGATAAGCTGGATTCGGTGTGCTGAGGCAGGGAATACATGCTGTGGATTCTTGTGATTAAGAAAATTCTGCACATCTAGCGCTAGCACAGCGTTTTCCAATCCAGTCTTAACAGACACCTCTAACAACAATCCCTGGTAGCAAAACCAAATTTGGGTATCCGTTATCCACGTATCCGTTTCCTAAGTTTTGGCACTCTTTGCCTACACAACCGACCACAAAGCTTCCAGTGCAAACAAACGGTAATTACAGTAGCCGGTCACTTCCACTTGATAGTGTATGTGTTATAGTTTGGCAACAAACATTAAAAAGTTTCCAAATCTTGCTGTTTGCATTCAGTTAGTAAGTATACATTACAGAAAACCATTTAAAGACAACTAAAGCAAAGTAGTACTGTCTATGGaaagttttctactagatttgggagcactgctgtgagaatttgttAGTATTCCACAACAAGAGTGTCAGTGAGATTAGGATGTTTCatgtccccaactcatcccaaaagtactggatggcacaccatcgttccagagaacaccgttccactgttccacagctacCTTGGCATAAGGTATGTTGCcatccaattctattggcaatacacctgtttcagcaatgggtgcaacttttaaagtagctgaatgcattcattagaagagttgtgcacaaacatttggacatatgtgtATATCACGGCTGTCCAGTGGAAAACATGCATCTCCGTTTTAAATTTTCTCCATGGTTCCAACCCTGTAGTGGAGTTACATAGGAGATCCATGCTTTTAagtggacagtgatgatatgcgtTTATATGCAAGACATTGCatagtatatgtatgtgtactGGAAAGCATGGCTTGTCAAAGTGGGTTTTTGCTCTCACCATTGTCAAAAGTGATGTCGTTTCCACTGTGGGCAGCCTTCAGCCAGCTGGTCATTTCTTTCAACACTGCAATCTGTTTACGAATCACAATGTCTGGCTTGGTGATGTCTACTTCAACATGGGGATTGGAGACCTGGTTGGCCAAGCCGCTGCCCATGACAACAGACTCATACCTGAGAATGCAGAAAACGGAAGGTTGTGAAGACATGACGTTTACCTTTGCTCATAGCATTGGTCTGACCGGACTACTGATGGCACTCAAGAGGAGCTCAGTCTTACCTGCTCTTGGCTGTGCCGTTCCAGCACTCATCAGCCTGGGCAACTCTATCTCCAACACAAACGGTGTCCGGCAGCGTAGACCAGAACTTCTTGGCATGCTTCAGCTTCTTCTTCACATCCGTAACCTTGGTGAGGAGTTCAGAGATACTGTTCAGTGGATGTTCACCTCTTAATTAGCCCAAACGCTGGTAAACACGAATGCATTACACAATCCTCCAATTCTCGTGATTAAAACTATTGAAACAGAGATCTGAGCTCTACACAAAGGGGGTCTACTCAAAACACGTTAATGTATGAACTGTTACCAGTCGGTCCATGTTGGTGCCAGCTGCAGTGGTTGGTCTGGCGTCAGGACTGTACGGGCGAAAGCGGCCAGGGAAGCCTGAGTCTTTCGTAGAACGCTTAGAGCGGAACATGGGTTTAGGCTGTCCACAACCCTGAAAGACCTGAAAAATCGTACCAGAATGAGCAAGTCAGCATGAGACATTAGGTGCCTTCCGTTTCAATTTTATTCGCCAGCAAGTACATAAATCATGTGTTTAAATAATGCACAACTCAACCAGTCACTGACCTTCTGAGAGACCTGCATGCTGTTCTCCTGCATGTTCATGATGGCATCCGAGATCTTCACATCTATGGGGTCCATCACCGACTCAAAGTTAAATGGCCCTTCCAGTCGCTCAGCCAGACTTAACATGGCATCTGAAAGTCAAACCCATGCACATTAGAACCAGAACATTGGAGAACCACTGCACCACATTGCAGCAGTGTTTTCCCAGTTAATTACTAAGTGCTTAAGCAGATGTGGTGGTGTACAGGGCACAAGCGAATAAGAAATACTGCCAAAGGTCATACACTGATAGCTCACAGGCTTTGCTGTAACCGATCTCTACCACTGGGGGGAGCACTGAGCTAGCATATGAGCCTTTGTAGGCTCATAGCCTTTGTTGGCGCCCCCCAATTAAGGCACCACGAAGCTGACATGCTGGGTGAGCAAAACCAGTCCTAGCACTCTTCCAGCCAGAAACTAAGTGCACACATGGGTATGTGGgtatgtgtgcgtatgtgtcTGTCAGGGGCTGGGACCATGCTAGCTACACATTCACAAGAACCATACCACACTACATTAATCACAGCAGgggcaaaaaagaaaagaaaatctatgCTCTTTCACTGACTTATTAACCAATGTCTCTAACTTCAACACATGCTGCTATTAAGACTTTACTTTTTTGGATATTAAACAAGTATGAAAAGCTATTAATATAATGAAAACCTCCATAATTCGTGAATGAATTCAGCAATTTGTAAATGCAGCTGCTGTTAATGTGGGAACTGTTGATAAGGAACACATTCTGTTCATATTATCAAGCAATTACGACTTTCTACATTTATACAAACTAAACTATACTACCCCGGGCTTTACAGGACAGACACAACCCAAGAACAACCATCCTTTGAAGAGTACAGTACATTTCAGTTCCTcataaatgtgtaaaaggtGCTCATTCACTCCACTCGAATGACTTACCCAGGAAGTTGTTCCATTCAGTGTCCAGGTCAGCCTGGTTGGCCAGGCAGCCGCGCATCACATTGAGGCAATAGTTCTTACAGGGCTTCAGTGCCACCTGGCCTGAGCAGTACGGGCAGTACAGCATTTTCATAGCTGCACGCACACAGCTTGGAGAGGCACTCACCTGTGAGGAGGAAATGGAGGAGGGGGTTGTTAAAGTGAGCTAAACAGATGAAAGACCAACAGCAGAGGTTGATGAGTAACCAAGCCTAATTTCGGGAACGGGTTGGAGTTTGTAATGGCTGATAAACCAACGGACAAGAAACGGAGTAGATACAGCTATCTCTTATGAAGCTGATCCAATATCGGCTTTGTTTGTTCAGTTTCTGGATTGAGGTTTAAATGTTTAAGCCTTTGAAGGTAGATGATGTTCAGCGCTTTAATGGAGAGAGATACGCCACCATTACACGCTTGATGCTTCAGACTGATGGTGCAAACCTAACCTTAGCAAACATGCAACACAAGAACCACTTGGTTCCAATAAACAACAGCTTTCATAAAGCAGCTGTAAGTGTAAAGGACCTCTGCTctgacttctttaaacctttaaatttCTTCACACAGTTGTCTATTGtccaaaaaatggttctttatggaatcaaaaatgATTTTGAgcggcatcgctcaaagaaccctgtgtagcacctctatttttaagagtgcagaaaGGATCAGGACAGAATACACTCCGACAGTGTAATTTGGTCATCTGGCCTTCTGCCCCCTTTGTGTTCTTTATCAAAGAACATTAGAGCAAACCCCACTTTCCTAATGACTCCAATCTATCACCAATCCAATCTCCACCAACCACTCACCGTGGAGACTTTGCTGACGACATCGGGGATGAGCGCCAGGCCGAGGGTGAAGGTGCGAGCTGCCACGAAAGCACGGGTCAGCTGCAGCCTTAGTTTGCGTGGCACGTCGCCAAAGGGCTTGAGCTGCTCTGTGTGCCGGCTCACGCACTCCATGTAGGCGTCGCTGAACTCGTACTGCACGTTGACCAGACGGAACATCCGCTCCAGAAGCTCGGCCCAGAAATCGGACAGCATGCCGTCCAGGTGCACGGAGGCTCCTCCCGAGGCGTAGTAACGGCGCAGTTCGTGGAAGAAATGCTTGAACAGCTCGGCGTTCTTCACATACATCACGCCGTAGGTGCGCACAAACATGTCATGCAACGACTTCTCAGCATTGTTCAGCAGCTCTTTGAAGAACTCTGTGAGATGGTGAGGGAGAAGGGGAGCGGAAAGGGGAggacagagaggaagaaaaaaagataacaCTGTAAGCTCTAAACATACCAGACCTTGATAAATGATTATTCCTTGTGTGCGTGTGCTATTTCCTGTGGAAGAACATGAAGCAGAAGAATTCCACTGTGAGGCGTCGAGATAAATTGGCACGGTCAACTTGGACAGATGGGAATTTGCCCCCAGTAAGGGTGCCGGTATTTGCTGATTCTTACTGGAAGACCAGCTACATACACATGTTAAAATACTTGATTACTTTAAACTGACAGAACGTAAATTGGGGCATTTCTCAGAGGATAAAAGCGAGCTGCTCTCACTTCTTAGGAACTTGTTGGCCAAAGCCACATTACTTTGTCATTAGAATGACACTCTGGAGAGCAAGATTTAATGCTCTGCAAAGTCCAGGGCCCGGCTTGCTCTTCGCCTCTGGAAAAACCACTAGGGCTGCCAGTGAGGCCAGAAAAGCACAGGGTTATTATCTAAACACATTAATGCGTATTCCATTTGACCTAACATTGTTCCCAAACAACATTCTCTTGCAGTCTCTTTAAGGTCCTGGAAAAAGTTCCAGCACAGATGAAAAGTGCTGAGAGGGTAAGAAacgaagaggggggggggggggggggggtcgagggagagaggaagaagtgGAAGAAAGAATGAAGGGCAGTTCACTGTTCAAACGGTAATGTCTCACCAATCAAGCCAGTTGAGACTGACCGCTATCAATGGCATTTTTCTGTTGTCACATTCCATTccccccttctttctctctgcgCTGCTCCTGCTTCGTCCTTCAGAGAGGAGCTTTCAATAGGATTACTGAATAATGCAGACCCCCCTCCCTGAAAAGGGACCTGTACCCCGCCTCGAGCccctctctcattccctctccCTTGCTTTCAGTTCATCAGTTCCTTCAGAAGGCCCTCTTCAGTGAAGACAGGGAACAATGACCTACTTCATCCTGTGGAATGTCAACTCCCCccaaccaccccccacccccaaataatccagcctctctctcccatgaaaCTCTTTCCCCACAACCCCGGCTTTCTTAATCTGAATAAAATGAGAATTCCACAGAAAATGCTTCACCTTACTCTCACGCGTTCACACAGGCGGGCATCaacacacacaaccaaccaCATCTCTTCTCAATGCCTCAACTTTCCCCCCTTTTCTGCTTACGGATGAAACCACCACTGGGACAGTTGGGTTTGTGTGTTTAACATAGTTTTGATGTGTTAATTCTTGACGTGTTGAGCGTCCGTTCTCGTAAAAGCTAACTTGAAGCACCAGGCCTGTCTCAATATTCAGCAAAAGCCTTGGCACGCTTTTAAACACtgtcccaaaaacacacacacaggcttgcTCGAGGCAGCCAGGCACTGTCACTTCCACCTCACACTGGCATACACTCAGCAAAATGGTAGGTGGTGTGTGCTCGTGTGTGTATTGGGGTGGAGGGGGTAAAGCTGAGGCCTTTTTCCtagctcctctcctcctcccggACCTGCTGTGTAACCACGGATACCGGAAACATTGCAGCCCCTGTGTTAAGCTCTGCTCCCTCAGCCCCTGACCCATacggggagagggagagggcacCCAGCTCCACGCTCCATTGATGGGGATTAGAACGAAAGGGCCACGGCAGCCCCCCTCCCTAAAGGCATGGAGGAATGCCAGAGCTGCCACAAGTTTAAAGCCAGGCAGTACGGCCCTGAGTGGGAAAACTGGGGGAAAGCCGGGGGGGAACAAGATCAGTGAAGATCTGTTCACAAGTTTTTACTGGCTTAAACCCAAGCTTGCTTGTATATACACAAATGTAGCTGAGAAAACTCCTTTATTGCAAAGAGGAGTGAAAACTTTCCTTAGAAGGCTTTAGCATGTAGATCTTTGGACATGCTAATGTGTAAATTAAGCCTGCATGACTCCAACAAGATCAAGCAGCAAGATCAGAGCAAAATGCAAatcccataaaaaaaaaaattaaaaaaaatcagacagAAACCTGAGAGCATATGAGAACCTAACATCACAAGGTCCCAAAGTTAAAGACCACGTTAAACATCCATCTTGCTTCACCATTAAAGGGGAGTTTATGGCATGTATGAGTCTGCCAACAAGCAGACAAGCTTTGGATCTCCCTTCTGATTTTCCCATTAAAGCGAGCATTGTGGCCTGCCATTGGTTCGGAAAAAGTGTGTGAAAGGTTATGCGCAAGGGTACTCGTTGGGAGTAGTGCCGCATAACTTAGTCAAGGGTGCTTGGTCGGCATGCACATTTTTTCCTCGCTTTTCAGAGGCAGACCACTCCAAATGGGCCACTCCGTCTTTCTGCAAGACCATTCCCTCTTCCTCACTGCTGTTCTCCAGTGACCTGTACACTTGTACCCCTTTCCAGGGAAAACACGAGTAACATTTTAACGTGTCCACAATACTGTGAaggtacaaaaaaacaaacaaaaaaaaaaaaaaaaaaaaaaaaaaaaaaaaaaaacagaagcagCTTCCGGCCAATTGAGCGCAGTCCTTTCTTCATCTACCCATCCGTCCAACTCGCTCTTCAATCCGTCTCCCTTGCTCTTTCTTTTCCCAGCCAGTAATTGCTCCCCATTTGTGCCAATTAGTTGGTgagctcttttcttttcttgtggGATTGTGGGCACCCTGCTGCGTGGCGGTGGTGCAGGAGATGGGAGTATGGGTAGGGGTTAATCCTACAGCTTAAACCTCAGACAACGCTGCTCTGGACAGGGTTAGCCAGACCGGACGCACCAGGGAGGTAACGGACACTCCAAGCACCAGAAGAAAACTATTTCTGGCCTGGAACTTAATTGGCCATGACTGGAACCTCGAGGCTGTCCGAGCTAAAGCTGGTctccaccaccccccacccacccacactaaACATCCTTATGCGTGTATGTTTATGTTCATTTGGTCTTAATGACCGTTTATCTTTAGTATGCTCTGTAGATGTTCTGCTGCATTCCCAGTTGACCAAGTCTAGTTTTGTTTGCGAGGTCCGTCTTGTATATCTTCCATCCGCTGTAAATACATTCAATGCC from Salminus brasiliensis chromosome 19, fSalBra1.hap2, whole genome shotgun sequence encodes the following:
- the gpc4 gene encoding glypican-4 — translated: MKTAVAFAVCACVVILVSAAAEQQKSKNCNEVRTAYSSKGFNINDVPNKGVHGAHLKVCPQGFSCCTLEMEEKLSQQSHTDLKAPVSQLSSSLQSTFTQRHQHFDQFFKELLNNAEKSLHDMFVRTYGVMYVKNAELFKHFFHELRRYYASGGASVHLDGMLSDFWAELLERMFRLVNVQYEFSDAYMECVSRHTEQLKPFGDVPRKLRLQLTRAFVAARTFTLGLALIPDVVSKVSTVSASPSCVRAAMKMLYCPYCSGQVALKPCKNYCLNVMRGCLANQADLDTEWNNFLDAMLSLAERLEGPFNFESVMDPIDVKISDAIMNMQENSMQVSQKVFQGCGQPKPMFRSKRSTKDSGFPGRFRPYSPDARPTTAAGTNMDRLVTDVKKKLKHAKKFWSTLPDTVCVGDRVAQADECWNGTAKSRYESVVMGSGLANQVSNPHVEVDITKPDIVIRKQIAVLKEMTSWLKAAHSGNDITFDNEEDGSGEESGSGCDSPSCKIDTDIYFPTPTPFKPRMVHEDKSSSGVRLSPSSLALALAGLALALLAPRAR